In Urechidicola croceus, a single window of DNA contains:
- a CDS encoding VWA domain-containing protein, producing MGTKLETVKRQGVDIVFALDVSKSMLAEDIAPNRLEKAKQIISKIVDKLGSDRIGIIIYAGNAYPLLPITTDHGAAKMFLQSANPDMVSSQGTAINEAIKLASSYYNNDEQTNRFLFIISDGEDHQDDTSSAIAQATKDGIKTYTIGVGDSSKGSPIPLKDRYGVIQGYKKDSQGEVVLTQMNESTLEEIAEKGNGKYILGNRTKETVDYVEDLLIKAEKSEFETKQFSDYKDQFQWFIGLGLLFFIIDALMLEKKTKWIQKLNLFNKE from the coding sequence GAGGATATTGCTCCAAATAGACTTGAAAAGGCAAAACAAATTATTTCAAAAATAGTAGATAAATTAGGGAGTGATAGAATAGGTATAATTATTTATGCAGGAAATGCATACCCTTTATTACCAATAACCACCGATCATGGAGCTGCAAAAATGTTTTTGCAAAGTGCCAATCCAGATATGGTTTCGAGTCAAGGAACCGCAATAAATGAAGCAATAAAACTGGCAAGTTCATATTATAATAATGATGAACAAACCAATCGATTTTTATTTATAATTTCTGATGGTGAAGATCATCAAGATGATACTTCAAGTGCAATTGCGCAAGCCACGAAAGATGGAATTAAAACATATACTATTGGGGTTGGAGATTCAAGTAAAGGAAGTCCAATTCCTTTAAAAGATAGATATGGTGTTATTCAAGGATATAAAAAAGATAGTCAAGGAGAAGTAGTATTGACTCAGATGAACGAGTCAACTTTAGAAGAAATTGCCGAAAAAGGAAATGGAAAATATATTCTTGGAAATAGAACTAAAGAAACTGTAGATTATGTTGAAGATTTGTTAATCAAAGCAGAAAAAAGTGAATTTGAAACCAAACAATTTTCAGATTACAAAGACCAGTTTCAGTGGTTCATAGGTCTTGGATTGTTGTTTTTTATAATTGATGCATTGATGCTAGAAAAAAAGACGAAATGGATTCAGAAATTAAATCTATTTAATAAAGAATGA